In Triticum urartu cultivar G1812 chromosome 6, Tu2.1, whole genome shotgun sequence, the following proteins share a genomic window:
- the LOC125513894 gene encoding auxin-responsive protein SAUR36-like, with the protein MMARRQRGFRLGRKLLGLWRRALCNRRRRGYARLQRCQLGAGAKPSHAAVGSAKQQQQQLVVLPRERERDEPRRMLGWGRSLARRMRLLPRRGERLLEEAGEATTPKGQVAVYVGGDEPGGESMRYVVPVVYFNHPLFGELLREAEEEFGFEHPGGITIPCAATRFERAAAMAAAGGGRKAPGWW; encoded by the coding sequence ATGATGGCAAGGCGGCAGAGAGGATTCCGGCTCGGCCGGAAGCTGCTCGGGCTCTGGCGCCGGGCGCTCTGCAACCGCCGGCGACGCGGCTACGCCCGCCTGCAGCGGTGCCAGCTGGGAGCTGGCGCAAAGCCGTCCCACGCGGCCGTCGGgagcgccaagcagcagcagcagcagctggtgGTGCTGCCGCGGGAGCGGGAGCGGGACGAGCCCCGGCGGATGCTGGGGTGGGGGCGGTCGCTGGCGCGGCGGATGCGGCTCCTGCCGCGGCGCGGCGAGCGGCTGCTGGAGGAGGCCGGCGAGGCGACGACGCCCAAGGGGCAGGTGGCGGTGTACGTGGGCGGCGACGAGCCCGGCGGGGAGTCGATGAGGTACGTGGTGCCGGTGGTGTACTTCAACCACCCGCTCTTCGGGGAGCTGCTGCGCGAGGCCGAGGAGGAGTTCGGCTTCGAGCACCCCGGCGGGATCACCATCCCCTGCGCGGCCACGCGGTTCGAGCgcgccgccgccatggccgccgccggcggcggccGGAAGGCGCCCGGCTGGTGGTAG